A segment of the Agarivorans albus genome:
CTGGTCCAGCGTCTCGTATTAGCTGTCCTACCGGTGATAGCTCATCGGGAAGATTTCGAATATCAATGCTAATTGCTACTTTAGAATAGGTTTTTTTTAAGTTGTCGATAAGTGATTGCCAAAGCACAACCGGCAAATTGTCGACGCAATAGTAGCCGAGATCTTCCAATACTCTTAAGGCGACGGTTTTACCTGAACCCGAGCGCCCACTAACGATGATCAGTTCCATGATAATCCCTAAGGCTGATTAGAGTATTAGGCTACCATGATGTCGTACAATTCGTCATCACTTTGTGCACAACGAAGTTGTTTACATATTTGCTTATCGTTAAGTTTTTCAGCTACTTGAGCTAGAGTATTAAGATGTTGCTTACATTGATCTTCGGGTACTAGTAATGCAAATACCAAGTCTACCGGCTTGTTATCTATAGCATCGAAGGAAATAGGGGGATCGCAACGCAAGAAAACCGCTGTGGCTTGATGCTGGTTGTCGATACGGCCATGAGGAATAGCAATACCTTGGCCAATACCTGTGCTGCCCATTTTTTCTCGATTTAACAAGCTTTCAAAAATGCATTGGGTAGTGGTATCAAGCTGCTTGGCAGCCAGTTCGCTTACTATTTCTAGGGCGCGTTTTTTTGAAGAGCATTGAACTGCACTTTGGGTGCAGTCCAAGCTAAGTACTTTATTTAGTTGCATGGGGGTGGCTAACGTTTGTTAAGTTTTTCTTTATGTTTGATGACTTGGCGATCAAGTTTATCAATCAGGCTGTCGATGGCGGCATACATGTCAGAATGCTCAGAGGTTGCAAATACTTCGCCGCCGTTTAAATGTAATGTGGCTTCAGCAATTTGGTTCAGTTTTTCTACGTTGAGGATGACGTGAACGTTATTGATCTGATCGAATCGTCGGGTGAGTTTGGCAAACTTGGTGTGGACATATTCTTTCAAAGATTCAGTTATTTCTACGTGGTGTCCAGTAAGGTTAATTTGCATAGATATCTTCCCCTTTTAGTGGCCTTAGATAAGGCTCTTACGTTGGTTAGAAGGTGGAATTGCTAAAGACTCACGATATTTAGCAATCGTACGTCTTGCCACCTTGATCCCCTGATCTGCCAAAATATCAGCAATTTTGCTGTCGCTGAGTGGTTTACTGGTATTTTCGGCAGCTACCAGTTTCTTGATTAATGCACGAATAGCGGTTGATGAGCACTCACCTCCACCATCGGTAGCCACATGGCTAGAAAAGAAATACTTAAGCTCGAAGATGCCGCGAGGTGTATGCATGAATTTTTGGGTGGTTACCCGGGAAATGGTGGATTCGTGCATTTCTACAGCTTCTGCCACATCGTTCAGTACCATTGGCTTCATGGCTTCTTCGCCATATTCAAAAAACGCCTGTTGATGATGAACAATGCAGTTGGATACTTTTAATAGGGTTTCATTTCGGCTCTCGATACTTTTAATAAACCACTTGGCTTCTTGTAAGTGGCTACGAATAAACTGGGTATCGTTAGCGTTGGTAGAGGTTTTACTTAAAGATGCATAGTGGGAGTTAACACGCAACTTAGGCATTGCATCTGGGTTGAGCTCTACAACCCAGCGGCCTTGGCGTTTTACAACCGATACATCCGGGATAACATACTGGGCTTGGTTAGGCTCTACCGCGTTACCTGGTCGAGGTTCAAGCGTATGAATCAAACGCATGACTTCGCGTAACTGGTCTTCTTTAAGTTTGGTTTTGCGGGCTAATAGACGAAAATCGCGATTAGCTAATACATCAATGTGATTTGAAACTACATCTTTGGCTTCATTTAGCCAAGGGGTGTCTTCGGCAAAACGGCTTAATTGGATTAGTAAACACTCTTGCAGCGAGCGCGCTGCTATACCAACTGGATCGAAATGTTGGATGCGTTTAAGTACTGCTTCTACTTCATCTAGCTCTACATCTAAGTCATTGTTATCGCTTGAACGTAAGCCTTCTAGTAGCTGCTCACAGTCTTGGGTGAGGTAGCCCGATTCATCTACTGCATCAATAATGGCTAAAGCAATAGCTTGGTCTACTTCACTAAATGGAGTGAGTTGCATTTGCCACAATAAGTGGTCTTGTAAAGAGTCGACAGTTTCGCCCTGAAACAACATATCGTTGTCATCGCTCACGGCGCTGCCAGATGAGCTGGCTGGGGCAGAACTGGCGCTGTAGATATCGTCCCAAGTAGAGTCAACAGGGAGGTCGTCAGAAACAGTTTCTTGATTAATGGCATCGCCTGCTTCAATTTGACTGTTGTCTATGTCCGCAGTGGATTCGGCCTCGGTAGACTTCTCATTGGCAGATTTAGCGTCGGTTGCGTCACTATCACTGGCGTGAGACTCATCCGCCTCAAGCAGAGGGTTACTTTCCAGAGCCTCTTGAATCTCTTGCTGTAAATCCAGTGTTGAAAGCTGGAGTAAGCGAATGGCCTGTTGTAACTGGGGGGTCATGGTTAACTGCTGACCAAGACGCAACTGCAAAGATGCTTTCATTAACTACCGCTGTTCCTTCTTCTTATTGTCTTTTTTTAAACTTGCACTTTAACTATAGCTTGAATTGTTCTCCGAGATAAACTCGTTTCACATGTTCGTTTTCGAGAATTTCTTCTGGCTTTCCTGAGGCTATCAATTCGCCTTGGCTAACGATATAGGCATGCTCACAAACATCGAGAGTTTCTCGAACATTGTGGTCGGTAATTAGTACACCTAGACCGCGATCACGTAGGTGTTCAATGATCTTTTTAATATCGATAACAGAAATAGGATCTACCCCTGCGAAGGGTTCGTCAAGCAAAATAAACTTAGGTGCGGCGGCTAGCGCTCGGGCAATCTCAACCCTTCGACGCTCACCACCCGATAAGCTCATGCCTAGATTTTTGCGAATATGGCCAATGTGAAACTCTTCAAGAAGGTCGTCTAATGCACCAATTTGTTGCTCTTTATCGAGGTCTTTTCGGGTCTCTAATACGGCGAGTATGTTCTTCTCCACAGATAAGCGGCGAAAGATGGACGCTTCTTGCGGAAGGTAGCCAATGCCTTTGCGTGCGCGGGTATGCATCGCTGTACTAGAAATATCGTCATCATCGATGAGGATTCGGCCTTGGTCACGAGGCACCAAGCCCACCACCATGTAAAAAGTGGTTGTTTTGCCAGCGCCGTTTGGACCTAACAAGCCAACAATTTTACCGGTTTCTACATTTAGACTAACGTTTTTAACTACCTTACGGCCCTTGTAGGCTTTAGCTAGGTTTTCAGCAATTAGCGTACTCATTATTGCTGGTCTTCCTTGGGCGTTAGTTCGTCAAGCTGCTGAGGCAGGAAAATAGTAGTTACACGGCTATTTTCGTCGCCTTGTGCCACCATTTCTTGTTTGTTGATGCTGTATTTGATCATTTTACCTTTTACCAAGCTCTCTTCTTGTTTGAGTTGAGCATTGGTGGTGAGTGTTAGCGTTTGGGTTTTTAGGTCGTAACGCACTTCGTTCGCTTCAGCTTCAATTGGCTTGCCACTATCAAGTAATTGATAAAACGTTGCGGGTTCGCCTTTAGCGATCATTACTTCGCTGCCTTTTTCTTCGCTACCAATAACACTGAGTTCTTCGGCGTGCATTTTAATCGAGCCTTGAGTCACCACAACATTATTGTAAAAGGTGACTCGGTTTTCTTTGATATTGACCTGCTGGCGGTCAGCATCAACAATAATTTGTTTGTTGAAGTCGTCTTCTAGTGCTTGTGAACCCCAAGAAAGCATAAACAAGCTAGCCGCAAGTGCTAACTTACTCTTGTGGGTTGTGGTAAACCGCTTCGATATCATCTAATAAAGTCACTATTTCGTTGGCTAAATCACCGTCCATGCCAACGCCATACAGTTCGTATGAAGGGCCATAAACGGTAACAGGTTGATCGCTGCTCATGGTTTCTGTTTGCAGGTCGATCTCCAATTTTTCGGTTATTAAGTCGCGAACATACTCGCCACGGCTTAAATTTTTAATTACTACATTGTCATTTAAAATGACGTTTTGCTGCTGCTGTACTGTAGCGTGATCGGCCACAATTTGCCATACAGGTTGGCTTGGATCTGGGTACACTAAGATCTTTGGTTGAGCAAAAGTTGTGTGCTTAAGTTGTTCAAAAAACTCCATTTCCTCAGCATAGATCCGATAGCGCGGGCTACCATCTTCGCCAAAACTCACGCTGTAGAGCTTTTCGGCAACAAAGTTTGGTTTGCTGGCTTCGCGTTTAGCACTTAGCTGCTGAGTTTCCGAAGGACTAAGCTGCCACAGCACCAAGGCCAAGAGAAATAAGCCTGCAAAGAACCAGGTTGGGCGATTCATACACTCATACCTTGAGCATTATCAAGCTCGCCTTTTGCTTGCAGTATTAGATCGCAAAGCTCTCGAACCGCACCAAAACCGCCACGGGTTTGGGTGATAAGGTTGGCACGTTGTTTACACAAGGGGTGAGCATCTTGCACGGCTACACCTAAACCACAGTCGTGCATTACTGGGGTGTCGACCACATCATCACCAATATAGGCTACGTTTTCAGGAGCTAGTGACAATTGTTCAAGCATTTGCTGGTAGGCGACGAGTTTGTCTTGTTGGCCTTGGTAGATACGAGTAATTCCTAAAGCCTGCATACGCTGTTGCACAATATTTGATTGGCGGCCGGTGATGATAGCGACTTCGACGCCGATATTCAGTAGCGCTTTAATGCCAAATCCGTCGTGGGTATGAAAGGCTTTAAGTTCTTCTCCGTCATTGCCCATATAAATGCGACCATCGGAGAAAACCCCGTCTACATCGCAAACTAAAAGTTTAATTTTTGCTGCCGCGTCAAAATTGCTTTGGCTAACCGCGCCATAGGGCGTGTTAATTGTCACTAGTAAACTCCGGCTTGTAATAAGGTATGCATATTAAATGCACCCACAACGGCTTTATTGTTTAGCACAAACAAGCCGTTAATTGACTTGGTTTTCATTAACTTTAAGGCATCAAAGGCTAGCCAATTGTCGTCAATTACTTTGGGGTTCTGCGTCATCACTTGGCCAATTTGGGTATCGTGAATGTCGATGCGCTGATCAAGGATACGACGCAAGTCGCCATCGGTAAAAATGCCTGCCAGCTGCTGCTTAGAATCAAGTACTCCCACCATGCCTAAACCTTTGGCAGTGATTTCGAATAGCGCTTCGCGAATAGTTTGTTCGACTGTTACTAGCGGAATTTGTTCCCCAGTTAGCATTAAGTCGCTCACACTGAGTAGCAGTTTTTTGCCTAAAGTTCCGCCTGGGTGAGACAGGGCAAAGTCATCGGCTGTGAAGCCGCGAGCTTCCAATAAAGCAACTGCTAGAGCATCGCCCATTACTAAGGTAGCTGTAGAGCTTGCTGTTGGTGCTAGCCCTAAGGGGCACGCTTCACGTGGCACCGAGATGCATAAGTGATAGTTGGCCTGCTTTGCCATAGATGAGTTGGGGTTACTAGTCATGGCAATAGAGCGCACACCAATGCGGTTAAACACTGGGTAAAGAGACAATATTTCCTCAGATTCGCCTGAGTTAGACAAGGCTAATACGATATCGTCGGCGGCGATCATGCCTAAGTCACCGTGGCAGGCTTCGCCAGGATGGACAAAAAAAGCGGGTGTGCCAGTAGATGCTAAGGTGGCAGCAATTTTGTTAGCAATATGACCTGATTTACCCATGCCTGTGAGGATAACTTTACCCTTACAGGCCAGTATCATTTCGCAGGCAGCCGCAAATTCTTGGTCGATATATTGGTGAAGGTTATCAATACCTAAGCTTTCAATTTCTAGTACTCGCTTAGCAACAGCGATGTAATCAAATGACACTCACTTCCCCTTAGTTTTAAAATTAGTGACAACAGCGGCTTATGCTAAGAATAATAGCATTTGGTAGCCTATGAAGCCGCTTAACAATAAGCCGCCTTCCCATCGAGAAATCTTACGGCTTTTACCAAAACCCATGGCCATTACAAACAGCACTACGGTTACACCCATCATCACATAAAAATCGCGGCCCGCAGCGTTGGCGTCGATAGGACCTGGCGCCAACATGGCAGGTACAGCCAATACAGCCAAAATATTGAAAAGGTTAGAACCAATAATGTTGCCTAAAACCAAATCGTCTTCTTTTTTTATCACGCCTGCGATACAAGCAGCTAGCTCTGGCAAACTGGTGCCGATGGCAATGATGGTTAAGCCGATAACTAAGTCACTCATACCAAAGTAGCGGGCAATTTCGGAGGCCGAACCTACTAATAAGTCGGCGCTAAGAGGTAGCACTACCATACCTACTGCTAACCAAAACAATGCTTTACCAGTTGGCACATCATTGGGCACTTCCGACTCTGCTTCCTCAACCATTGGGTCTACGGTGTTGCTATTACGTTGGCGTAGGGAGTTAACGATTAAGTAGGCCATAAGCGCTATAAATAAGGTAAGTAGAACAACCCCTTCAAGGTAACCCAGTTGTTGGTCGTGTAATACCCAGCCCGCTACTGCGGTAGCACCTAACACCATCGGTAATTCTCTAAACAGAGTAGAAGAAGATACCAGTAAGGGTTTGAGCAGCGCAGTTAAACCTAGAACCAAGGTAATGTTGGTAATATTAGAGCCAATGACATTACCCACCGCGGTATTCATTTTGCCTTCTAAAGATGCGGTGGCAGAAACCATAATTTCGGGCGCCGACGAGCCTAAGGCCACAATGGTTAAGCCAATAATCATTGGTGATAAACCAAAATTATTGGCGATAGCAGCCGCACCAAAAACAAAACGGTCGGCACTCCATACCAATAATGCTAAGCCAACAATTAACAATAAACATTCAACTAGCATGCAAGTCCTTAAATTAAAAAATATCCGCGATGCAAAAAAATCGAGGCATTGTCGGCATTTTCCCGGTAAAAGGGAAGAGTTTAGCCTTGAGTGTAAGCAATTATCTCAATAATATGTCTGCCTTGGCCAATCAAGATTGCTCACGGAGTGGCAGATAGTTTGATTGAAGTAAAACAACTGGCGTTTCAGCGCGGTGATAAAGTCATTTTTGATGGCTTGGACCTACATATCCCAACCGGCAAAGTGACAGCCATTATGGGGCCTAGTGGAATTGGCAAAACAACACTACTTAAATTAATTGGTGGTCAGCTAAAGCCGACTGCTGGCCAAGTGCTGATTGATGGTCAAGATGTTCATCAACTAAAGCGCAGTGATTTGTTCAAGTTGCGTAAACGTATTGGCATGTTGTTTCAAAGTGGCGCTTTATTTAGCGACCTTAACGTTTTTGAAAATGTTGCTTTTCCATTGCGTGAACATACCAAGCTACCCGAGCCCGTGCTGCGTAACTTAGTGTTGATGAAATTGCAGGCAGTAGGCCTACGCGGAACAGCCGAGTTAATGCCTGGCGATTTATCTGGTGGTATGGCGCGTCGTGTGGCGCTAGCTCGTGCGATTGCTTTAGAGCCAGAAATTATTCTTTATGATGAACCTTTTGTTGGTCAAGATCCTATCTCGATGGGGGTACTGATTAAGCTTATTCAAGGTTTGAATCAAAGCCTGCAACTCACATCTGTAATCGTTTCTCACGACGTGAATGAGGTGCTAAGCATTGCTGATTATGTCTTTGTTATTGATGGCCACAGTGTTCTAGCACAAGGGACGGTTGAAGAAATTGCCAATAATCAAGACCCTCGTTTAGCCCAATTCCTGCAAGGTCAGGCTGATGGACCCGCGGCATTTCACTATCCTGCTGAAGATTACGCGCAAGCATTAAAGGCGAGTTTATGATTGATGCTATTGCAGCCTTAGGCCGCAACACCTTATTACGTATTGGTGCGCTAGGGCGTGCCAGCTTAATGCTTTGGCATGCTCTACTATGTTTACCAAGCAAACAATTACTTAAAGATACTATCCGCCAGATTTACGTAGTAGGTGTGCAGTCTCTGCCTATTATTGTGGTTTCCGGTCTATTTATCGGCATGGTTCTCGCCCTACAGGGCTACCACATTTTGGTAGATTTTGGCGCCGAGACTAGTCTTGGTCCTATGGTGGCGTTGTCGCTGTTACGCGAGCTTGGCCCAGTGGTTACAGCATTGTTGTTTGCAGGTCGGGCTGGCTCAGCTTTAACGGCTGAAATAGGTTTGATGAAAACCACCGAACAGCTTTCGAGTATGGAAATGATGGCCGTTGATCCACTTAAACGGGTAATTGCTCCACGTTTATGGGCTGGTTTTATTGCCATGCCGCTGCTTACTTTAAT
Coding sequences within it:
- the mlaE gene encoding lipid asymmetry maintenance ABC transporter permease subunit MlaE, which encodes MIDAIAALGRNTLLRIGALGRASLMLWHALLCLPSKQLLKDTIRQIYVVGVQSLPIIVVSGLFIGMVLALQGYHILVDFGAETSLGPMVALSLLRELGPVVTALLFAGRAGSALTAEIGLMKTTEQLSSMEMMAVDPLKRVIAPRLWAGFIAMPLLTLMFNLVGIWGGFLVGVEWLGVDNGSFWSITAASIEFGQDIGNGIIKSAVFAITVVWVALFNGYDAMPSAQGISQATTRSVVHASLLVLALDFVLTALMFGS
- a CDS encoding RNA polymerase factor sigma-54; translation: MKASLQLRLGQQLTMTPQLQQAIRLLQLSTLDLQQEIQEALESNPLLEADESHASDSDATDAKSANEKSTEAESTADIDNSQIEAGDAINQETVSDDLPVDSTWDDIYSASSAPASSSGSAVSDDNDMLFQGETVDSLQDHLLWQMQLTPFSEVDQAIALAIIDAVDESGYLTQDCEQLLEGLRSSDNNDLDVELDEVEAVLKRIQHFDPVGIAARSLQECLLIQLSRFAEDTPWLNEAKDVVSNHIDVLANRDFRLLARKTKLKEDQLREVMRLIHTLEPRPGNAVEPNQAQYVIPDVSVVKRQGRWVVELNPDAMPKLRVNSHYASLSKTSTNANDTQFIRSHLQEAKWFIKSIESRNETLLKVSNCIVHHQQAFFEYGEEAMKPMVLNDVAEAVEMHESTISRVTTQKFMHTPRGIFELKYFFSSHVATDGGGECSSTAIRALIKKLVAAENTSKPLSDSKIADILADQGIKVARRTIAKYRESLAIPPSNQRKSLI
- a CDS encoding KpsF/GutQ family sugar-phosphate isomerase, which translates into the protein MSFDYIAVAKRVLEIESLGIDNLHQYIDQEFAAACEMILACKGKVILTGMGKSGHIANKIAATLASTGTPAFFVHPGEACHGDLGMIAADDIVLALSNSGESEEILSLYPVFNRIGVRSIAMTSNPNSSMAKQANYHLCISVPREACPLGLAPTASSTATLVMGDALAVALLEARGFTADDFALSHPGGTLGKKLLLSVSDLMLTGEQIPLVTVEQTIREALFEITAKGLGMVGVLDSKQQLAGIFTDGDLRRILDQRIDIHDTQIGQVMTQNPKVIDDNWLAFDALKLMKTKSINGLFVLNNKAVVGAFNMHTLLQAGVY
- a CDS encoding calcium/sodium antiporter, producing the protein MLVECLLLIVGLALLVWSADRFVFGAAAIANNFGLSPMIIGLTIVALGSSAPEIMVSATASLEGKMNTAVGNVIGSNITNITLVLGLTALLKPLLVSSSTLFRELPMVLGATAVAGWVLHDQQLGYLEGVVLLTLFIALMAYLIVNSLRQRNSNTVDPMVEEAESEVPNDVPTGKALFWLAVGMVVLPLSADLLVGSASEIARYFGMSDLVIGLTIIAIGTSLPELAACIAGVIKKEDDLVLGNIIGSNLFNILAVLAVPAMLAPGPIDANAAGRDFYVMMGVTVVLFVMAMGFGKSRKISRWEGGLLLSGFIGYQMLLFLA
- the lptC gene encoding LPS export ABC transporter periplasmic protein LptC, with the protein product MNRPTWFFAGLFLLALVLWQLSPSETQQLSAKREASKPNFVAEKLYSVSFGEDGSPRYRIYAEEMEFFEQLKHTTFAQPKILVYPDPSQPVWQIVADHATVQQQQNVILNDNVVIKNLSRGEYVRDLITEKLEIDLQTETMSSDQPVTVYGPSYELYGVGMDGDLANEIVTLLDDIEAVYHNPQE
- the lptB gene encoding LPS export ABC transporter ATP-binding protein, with amino-acid sequence MSTLIAENLAKAYKGRKVVKNVSLNVETGKIVGLLGPNGAGKTTTFYMVVGLVPRDQGRILIDDDDISSTAMHTRARKGIGYLPQEASIFRRLSVEKNILAVLETRKDLDKEQQIGALDDLLEEFHIGHIRKNLGMSLSGGERRRVEIARALAAAPKFILLDEPFAGVDPISVIDIKKIIEHLRDRGLGVLITDHNVRETLDVCEHAYIVSQGELIASGKPEEILENEHVKRVYLGEQFKL
- the lptA gene encoding lipopolysaccharide transport periplasmic protein LptA; amino-acid sequence: MLSWGSQALEDDFNKQIIVDADRQQVNIKENRVTFYNNVVVTQGSIKMHAEELSVIGSEEKGSEVMIAKGEPATFYQLLDSGKPIEAEANEVRYDLKTQTLTLTTNAQLKQEESLVKGKMIKYSINKQEMVAQGDENSRVTTIFLPQQLDELTPKEDQQ
- the kdsC gene encoding 3-deoxy-manno-octulosonate-8-phosphatase KdsC; its protein translation is MTINTPYGAVSQSNFDAAAKIKLLVCDVDGVFSDGRIYMGNDGEELKAFHTHDGFGIKALLNIGVEVAIITGRQSNIVQQRMQALGITRIYQGQQDKLVAYQQMLEQLSLAPENVAYIGDDVVDTPVMHDCGLGVAVQDAHPLCKQRANLITQTRGGFGAVRELCDLILQAKGELDNAQGMSV
- the hpf gene encoding ribosome hibernation promoting factor; protein product: MQINLTGHHVEITESLKEYVHTKFAKLTRRFDQINNVHVILNVEKLNQIAEATLHLNGGEVFATSEHSDMYAAIDSLIDKLDRQVIKHKEKLNKR
- a CDS encoding ATP-binding cassette domain-containing protein, whose protein sequence is MADSLIEVKQLAFQRGDKVIFDGLDLHIPTGKVTAIMGPSGIGKTTLLKLIGGQLKPTAGQVLIDGQDVHQLKRSDLFKLRKRIGMLFQSGALFSDLNVFENVAFPLREHTKLPEPVLRNLVLMKLQAVGLRGTAELMPGDLSGGMARRVALARAIALEPEIILYDEPFVGQDPISMGVLIKLIQGLNQSLQLTSVIVSHDVNEVLSIADYVFVIDGHSVLAQGTVEEIANNQDPRLAQFLQGQADGPAAFHYPAEDYAQALKASL
- the ptsN gene encoding PTS IIA-like nitrogen regulatory protein PtsN translates to MQLNKVLSLDCTQSAVQCSSKKRALEIVSELAAKQLDTTTQCIFESLLNREKMGSTGIGQGIAIPHGRIDNQHQATAVFLRCDPPISFDAIDNKPVDLVFALLVPEDQCKQHLNTLAQVAEKLNDKQICKQLRCAQSDDELYDIMVA